One Saccharomyces mikatae IFO 1815 strain IFO1815 genome assembly, chromosome: 16 genomic region harbors:
- the SCW4 gene encoding putative family 17 glucosidase (similar to Saccharomyces cerevisiae SCW4 (YGR279C) and SCW10 (YMR305C); ancestral locus Anc_5.15) gives MRLSNLIASASLLSATALAAPANHEHKDKRAVVTTTVQKQTTIIVNNAAPTQVAALEENAVVNSAPVAAAAVDTTTSAASPATTAVAASDDKSKAPATSSSASSSTATSAKSSSSSQASSSGSSSEDVSSFASGVKGITYTPYESSGACKSADEVASDLAKLTDFPVLRLYGTDCNQVENVFKAKASNQKVFLGVYYVDQIQDSVDTIKSAVESYGSWDDVTTVSIGNELVNSNQATPSQVGQYIESGRSALKAAGYSGPVVSVDTFISVINNPELCDYSDYMAVNAHAYFDKNTVAQDSGKWLLEQIQRVWTACDGKKNVIITESGWPSKGETYGVAVPSKENQKDAVSAITSSCGSDTFLFTAFNDYWKADGAYGVEKYWGVLSNE, from the coding sequence ATGCGTCTCTCCAACTTAATCGCTTCTGCATCTCTATTATCTGCTACTGCTCTTGCTGCTCCTGCTAACCACGAACACAAGGACAAGCGTGCTGTGGTCACTACCACTGTTCAGAAACAAACCACTATCATTGTCAACAATGCAGCTCCTACCCAAGTTGCTgctttggaagaaaatgctgTTGTTAACTCTGCACCAGTTGCCGCTGCCGCTGTTGATACTACAACTTCTGCTGCTTCTCCAGCTACTACTGCTGTCGCTGCTTCTGATGACAAGTCGAAAGCTCCTGCTACCTCATCTTCAGCTTCCAGCTCAACTGCTACTTCAGCTAaatcttcctcttcctctcaAGCTTCTTCGTCCGGTTCTTCCAGCGAAGACGTGAGCAGCTTTGCTTCTGGTGTTAAAGGTATTACTTATACCCCATACGAATCCAGTGGTGCTTGTAAATCTGCCGATGAGGTCGCTTCTGATTTGGCTAAATTGACTGACTTCCCAGTCCTCAGATTATACGGTACTGACTGTAACCAAGttgaaaatgttttcaAAGCCAAAGCTTCGAATCAAAAAGTTTTCCTAGGTGTTTACTACGTTGACCAAATTCAAGATAGCGTTGACACCATCAAGTCCGCTGTTGAATCCTACGGTTCTTGGGACGATGTTACCACTGTTTCCATTGGTAACGAATTGGTCAACAGTAACCAAGCCACCCCATCTCAGGTTGGTCAATACATTGAAAGTGGTAGATCAGCTTTGAAGGCTGCCGGTTATTCAGGTCCAGTTGTTTCTGTTGACACCTTCATTTCTGTGATAAACAACCCAGAATTATGTGATTACTCTGACTACATGGCCGTCAACGCCCATGCTTACTTTGACAAGAATACTGTTGCTCAAGACTCTGGTAAATGGTTGTTAGAACAAATCCAAAGAGTTTGGACTGCTTGTGATGGTAAGAAGAATGTTATCATCACTGAATCTGGATGGCCATCAAAGGGTGAAACCTACGGTGTTGCTGTACCATCTAAGGAAAACCAAAAGGACGCTGTTTCCGCCATCACTAGCTCCTGTGGTTCCGACACTTTCTTGTTTACTGCTTTCAACGACTACTGGAAGGCTGACGGCGCTTACGGAGTTGAAAAATACTGGGGTGTTCTATCCAATGAATAG
- the PXR1 gene encoding telomerase inhibitor (similar to Saccharomyces cerevisiae PXR1 (YGR280C); ancestral locus Anc_5.12), protein MGLAATRTKQRFGLDPRNTAWSNDTSRFGHQFLEKFGWKPGMGLGLSPMNSHTSHIKVSIKDDNVGLGAKLKRKEKKDEFDNGECAGLDVFQRILGRLNGKESEISEELDTQRKQKIIDGKWGIHFVKGEVLASTWDPKTHKLRNYSNGKKRKSEDDNSGDEDDDDEKKHKKHKKHKKHKTHKKHKKEHKKHKSEEKKLKKDKRAKETKKTQKMKKTSKLESSASASNIPDAVNTRLSVRSKWIRQKRAALMDSKALNEIFMITND, encoded by the coding sequence ATGGGGTTAGCAGCTACAAGAACCAAACAGCGGTTTGGATTAGACCCCAGAAATACTGCATGGAGTAATGATACGTCGAGATTCGGACACCAATTTTTAGAGAAATTCGGATGGAAGCCCGGTATGGGTCTTGGTCTATCCCCCATGAACTCACATACTTCGCATATCAAAGTGTCAATCAAAGATGACAACGTTGGGCTTGGTGCGAAATTGAAGcgaaaggagaaaaaagacGAGTTCGATAACGGTGAATGCGCTGGGTTGGATGTGTTTCAGAGAATTCTTGGGAGGCTGAATGGAAAGGAAAGTGAAATATCAGAGGAACTGGACACTCAAAGGAAGCAGAAAATTATCGACGGAAAATGGGGTATCCATTTTGTTAAGGGGGAAGTGCTGGCAAGTACTTGGGATCCTAAGACTCACAAACTAAGGAATTACTCCAATGGGAAGAAACGAAAGAGTGAGGATGACAACAGTGgagatgaagatgacgatgatgaaaagaagcACAAAAAACATAAGAAACATAAGAAACATAAGACACATAAGAAACATAAGAAGGAGCACAAGAAGCACAAGAGCGAAGAgaagaagctgaaaaaGGACAAAAGGGCAAAAGAGACGAAGAAAAcccaaaaaatgaaaaaaacgTCGAAATTGGAATCTAGTGCATCTGCATCCAATATACCCGATGCGGTAAATACTAGGTTATCAGTGCGTTCTAAATGGATCAGGCAAAAGAGGGCTGCCTTGATGGACTCCAAGGCATTGAATGAGATCTTCATGATAACAAACGACTAA